The genomic interval AGAACCGTACTTGAGCAGCCCATCTGGGCCCCGGCGGCAGCACCTTGATCTCGAGACGATCGAACATCCGGTCACGGTAAGGGGCATGCCGACGCACACGGTCACCTTTTTCCGGGAGGGCCGGTCACCGGACGCGCCGACCGGAGACCGGACGAGGTGCCCGGGACGGGCGTGGAAAGAGAGCGTGGGCGCCCGTCCCGGGCCCGGCTCAGAGCTCCCGGTAGTAGACCGCGGTCGGCAGCGCGGTGCACCCGAGGCGCTCGTAGAGGGCGCGGGCGGGCGCGTGGAAGGGATCGCCGCCGGTGCCGATCTCGACGACCTCCGCGCCGAGGCTCCGCATGTGCGCGAAGGCGTGCTCGCACAGGGCGGTGCCGACCTGGTGGCGGCGGTGCCGGGCGGCGACGGCGAGGTGGCTGACGGCGCCGTTCCGGCGGTCCGGGTCGACGCTCCACGCCACGTAGCCGGCGATGCCGTCGCCGTCGTCGGCCTCGGCGACCGCGACGTACAGGTGCCGCTCGGGGGCGTGGAGCCGGGGGACCTCACGACGGTAGTCGTCGCGCCAGTCGCCGTGCTGGTTGGTGAAGACGGCCTCGCCCACCAGAGGGCGGAAGAAGTCCTCGTGGAACGGCCGGAACGTCTCGATGGTCAGGTCGGTCAGGGACGCGAGGTCCTGCGGGGTGTACGCGCGGATGCGCATGGGAGTGCGCCTTTCGGGCTGAGGGCTGGACGCCCGGAGGGAAGGGGGCACCGGTCGGCCCGCTCCCGGCCGGAGACACCGGCGGTGAGCAGGGCCCTCAGCGGCGCGTACGCCAGGCGGCGAAGCACTCCATGGCTCCCAGCGTAACCCCGGGCGGTGCTCGCCCGGCCCGGCGCCGGAACCGGGAACGCGGGACCGGTCGCCTGTCCGGGAGCCGGTACGGACGTCACCGTTCGTCCGTCTGCTCGCCCGCCCGCCCGACCAGGCCACCCGGTCCCGGCGTACCGCGTAAATCGATTGTCGCCCGTCCACCCGGCCCGATAGGAAGGGCCGCATGCTGAAGGGAACCAGAGTCGGCCTCAGGGACCGGCACGAGGACGACATACCGGTCCTGCGGGCCGAGCTCTACAACGACGTGGTCAACGCCGCGCGCGCCGAGGGCGGCCCGTGGCGGCCGGTCACGGCGAAGGACCCCCGGCTCACCGTCGACGACCCCCCGGAGGATCGCGCCCCCTTCTCCGTGGTGGAGCTCGAGGGCGGCACCCTGATCGGCACCGCGAACCTGTGGGGCAT from Streptomyces sp. DH-12 carries:
- a CDS encoding GNAT family N-acetyltransferase, producing MRIRAYTPQDLASLTDLTIETFRPFHEDFFRPLVGEAVFTNQHGDWRDDYRREVPRLHAPERHLYVAVAEADDGDGIAGYVAWSVDPDRRNGAVSHLAVAARHRRHQVGTALCEHAFAHMRSLGAEVVEIGTGGDPFHAPARALYERLGCTALPTAVYYREL